A stretch of DNA from Pongo pygmaeus isolate AG05252 chromosome 3, NHGRI_mPonPyg2-v2.0_pri, whole genome shotgun sequence:
gggcaaaagctggaatcattccccttgaaaactggcacaagacaaggatgctgtctctcaccactcctattcaacatagtactggaaattctggccagggcagtcaggcaacagaaagaaagaaagggcatcctaataggaaaagaggaagacaaactatccctgtttgcagatgacaagatccTATATCTACAaagccccattgtctcagcccaaaagcttcttaagctgataaacaacttcagaaaagtctcaggatacaaaatcaatgtgcaaaaatgttagtgcaaaaatcactaacattcctatacaccaacaacagtcaagccaagagccaaatcaggaatgaactcccattcataattgccacaaaaagaataaaacgcctaggaatacagctaactagggaggtggaagatctctacaaggagaactacaaaccactgctcaaagaaattagagatgacacaaacaaatggaaaaacattccatgctcgtgaataggaaaaattaatatcattGAAATGACCATACTGAACAAAgcaatttaaagattcaatgtTACTCCTGTTAAACTAccattggcattcttcacagaactagagaaaactattttaaaatgcacatggaaccgaaaaagagcctgaatagctaagtcaatcctaagcaaaaagaacaaagctggggtgtcacactacccaacttcaaactatactacagagctatagtaaccaaaacagcatggtactgatagagcaacaaacacataaacaaatggaacagaattgtgtacccagaaataagaccacacacctacaactatctgatctttgacaaacctgacaaaaataagcaatgggggaaGGACTCTCTATTTAATGAAtgctgctgggataactggctaagcatatgcagaaaattgaaactggaccaccTTCCTTACAcgatacacaaaaattaactaaagatggataaagatttaaatgtaaacccaaaactataaaaaccctggaagacaacctagtcaataccattcaagacacaggcagaggcaaagatttcatgacaaagacaccaaaagcaattgcaacaaaagcaaaagttaataaatgggttctaattaaagagcttctgcacagaaaagaaactatcaacagagtacacagacaacctacaaaatgggagaaaatatttgcaaactatgcattcaacaaaggtctaatacccagaatctataaggaacttaaagaaatttacaataCAAAAACaacctattaaaaagtgggcaaaggacatgaacagacacacctcgaaagaagacatacatgtggccaaaaagcatatgaaaaaagctcaacatcactgatcattagagaaatgcaaatcaaaaccacaatgagataccatctaacaccagtcagaatggctactattaaaaagtcaaaaaataacagatgctggtgaggttgtggaggaaaaaggaacatttctacactgttggtggaagtataaattagttcagtcatggTGGAacacagtgtagcaattcctcaaagacctaaagacagaaataccatttgacccagcaatcccattactgggtacatacccaaataaataacagaatatgGATAGAAACGTGTTCCCTGCCCAGAAGAAGGGAAGGCGCGAGTGAGGAAAAGAGGTACTGTAGATGCCCTCCAAATCCTTGGCTATGGAATATTTGGCTCATCCCAGTGCACTCGGCTTGGCTGTTGGAGTTgcttgtggcatgtgcctgggcTGGAGCCTTCGAGTACGCTTTGGGATGCTCCCCAAAAGCAAGACGAGCAAGACACACACAGATACTGAAAGTGAAGCAAGCATCTTGGGAGAGAGCGGGGAGTACAAGATGATTCTTGTGGTTCGAAATGACTTAAAGATGGGAAAAGGGAAAGTGGCTGCCCAGTGCTCTCATGCTGCTGTTTCAGCCTACAAGCAGATTCAAAGAAGAAATCCTGAAATGCTCAAACAATGGGAATACTGTGGCCAGCCCAAGGTGGTGGTCAAAGCTCCTGATGAAGAAACCCTGATTACATTATTGGCCCATGCAAAAATGCTGGGACTGACTGTAAGTTTAATTCAAGATGCTGGACGTACTCAGATTGCACCAGGCTCTCAAACTGTCCTAGGGATTGGGCCAGGACCAGCAGACCTAATTGACAAAGTCACTGGTCACCTAAAACTTTACTAGGTGGACTTTGATATGACAACAACCCCTCCATCACAAGTGTTTGAAGCCTGTCAGATTCTAACAAAAGCTGAATTTCTTCACCCAACTTAAATGTTCTTGAGATGAAAATAAAACCTATTCccatgttcaaaaaaaaaaaaaaaaataacagaatataaattattccgttataaagacatatccacacatatgttcattgtagcactattcacaatagtaaaaacATGGAATtaacataaatgcccatcaatgatagactagataaagaaaatgtggtacatatataccatggtatactacgcagccataaaaaagaacaagatcatgtcttttgcaggaatatggatggagCCAGAaacattattcttagcaaacaatcacaggaacagaaaaccaaatacgacatgttctcacttctaagtggaagctaaatgatgagaacacatggatacatagagggaaacaacacacactggggcctacttgaaggtggaaggaagaagaggatcaggaaaaataactaatggattcTAGGGTTAatacatgggtgatgaaataatctgtacaacaaactcccgtGACACaattttacctatgtaacaaacctgcacttacacccttgaacttaaaagtaaaaaaaaaaaattacctcaaaaaaaaaatacacatataaaaccTCTAGAATTCACCAAACATTAGATTAAAGGAGACACCAGACTGAGGAGACAGAGATCCCTATCTCACtgctaaataaaatactttcaatttGCTACTCTTTCAACTAGAATACTCCTGAAACTGGGATGCtcataaaagtttttaaacatttaataggTAAAATGGCTCTTATGCTAAAAGGTACTAATATAAGGCTCCATTCTGTCATGAACTCATATAATCTAGAAGCTCTATTctgaaatacaaatatatgtttgtgtatgtgtatatactatgtatgtgtatatatgtgtgtttgtgtgtatatatatacacacaaaagcacacacatatgtatatataaaacatatagtcATGTGATTCACTTTTAAACTGTATCATGTTGATGAAATGTGCACAATATTTTTGAATATGaaactaaaacatttttatttctgataatcTCTTGTTCTTGGGGTAAGTGGAACccagtctcaaacaaacaagtCAACTTTAAGTCTTAGATTGGTTTATTCTATTCACAAGTTTGTCTTTATAAAGCAAGGGGTTTTCCCTGGAACTTAGAGATCTTACTGTAAGTTACAGAATAGCAGGGGAAGAAAACATGACATAAGAGAAGTCTCCACGGGGCATGGGGGAGGAAGCCCTTCTAGACCAGGGAGAAGGAGCCAagggaaaaacacagaaaaggaaagaaagtccaATGCAGTGTCCTTGTTTTCTCATTCCCAGCCAGGGTTGAACCTCAGATGGAGAAGTGTGGTTGAGTTGCCCAAACAGAATTGGCTAAAGCCAGAGGTTAGCAGcttatttcttgccttcccaGAGACAGCCTAGGAAGCCTGTTCCCTCCCAGAGAAGCCCAGCCTAGACGGGGCACTATGTAATTATGGAGCAGAGCAGTGGAATACAAGTAACTCCAAGAGATGCCTAGGCAGTCAATTCCAAAACGCTCTGAAAACCAAACATGTTTTTTATAACTCATTTGATGGTAAAATGTGAACTAAACCCACTTGAAGCTATTTACGATATTAATTTACCCCACTTACTTTAATGTATTTGATTACAATGTGCTGATTATAGATAATATACAGTCTATGAACCTATTGCCATTTtaaactcaaaaaatatataaaaattgcaaaatatacCTGACCCCACTGGTTTCAGATAAGGAAAATGGGACTGTATTGAAAACTAAGGATGATTTTGTAGGCTTTTCTTCTATAATACCTGTATGTGCTACTGAGAATCCTTCCATTCTGCAAAATAATAGGCTTATAGGGAAATTAAGATTGTGGCCCATTATTCAAAACCCATGCAAGTTTTTCAACTGTggactaataaaaataattattgtatcTTCTAAGGTAACTagcaaaaatgataaataacTAACAAACGTAAATAATTTACTAGCTCAGCAAACCTACAGGATGCCTCCAATGATGCTAAAACTGCACAAAATCAAAGTGAGGATGCTGGCTTGGGAGCactgaaaaaaaatgcagatgctGGGTCAAGAGCAACCTGCCAGGAACTCGGAGCCCTGCAAGATTAAAGGTGCTTCTCTCTGAGAATGAATGCAGGGTACAAAtgttcattttgaatttttatgaaaTACAGTTAAAAGGGTTCTATTTTAGCTCTATTTCATGTAGCTGTATTTCATGCAGTAGCAAAGTTTAGGAATTTTGGTTTCCTGATGAAGGTTATAATTCTACTTCCATTATTCCACTTCTTTTGCATAGGAAAACTGCATATAAACCAATACTACTTCCACTTTAATCTGATATTATTCCGTTATTTATTACTTACATATTCtgagtgtattagttcattttcacactgctataaagaaatacccaagactgggtaatttataaaggaaaggggtttaattgattcacagttctgcatggctagggaggcttaaggaaacttataatcatggcagaaggggaagaaacaCATCCCccctcacaaggcagcaggagagagaagtgagaggagtgaagggggaagagctcttataaaaccagcagatctcatcagaactcactcattatcacaagaacagcatgggggaaactgcccccatgatccaatcatctcccaccagatcTCTCCCTAGACAAGTGAGGatcatggggattacaattcaagatgagatttgagtggagatacagccaaaccatatcactgacttTAAGGTCTGACTGAGTGAAACTGAATCTTAACTGAGCACTCTAAAGGACAAAAGAGATATAAAATCTGTCCACAATCCTGGCCTCAGTGAGATTATGACCCAGCCAGAATCCGAGTCCAATAAGATGCTACACTAGAGCTGATGACAAGTGAcatctatgaaaaaaatgaataaaaaattttcaGACTAAGACATGACAGGAGAACCAAAGCTTTGGTCAGGCCTAGAAGAATCTGCAAACCATAATGTTAAATCTCTTTAATTGTGAGTTTGCTGGGGCATAAGAGGATGAATATTGAATCTG
This window harbors:
- the LOC129035142 gene encoding peptidyl-tRNA hydrolase 2, mitochondrial-like, with product MPSKSLAMEYLAHPSALGLAVGVACGMCLGWSLRVRFGMLPKSKTSKTHTDTESEASILGESGEYKMILVVRNDLKMGKGKVAAQCSHAAVSAYKQIQRRNPEMLKQWEYCGQPKVVVKAPDEETLITLLAHAKMLGLTVSLIQDAGRTQIAPGSQTVLGIGPGPADLIDKVTGHLKLY